The following are encoded together in the Streptomyces sp. NBC_00358 genome:
- a CDS encoding thiamine ABC transporter substrate-binding protein, producing the protein MAVGLGLVALPVLSACGSSGAAGSGDPKTITLVSHNSWLVSKSVLKDFEKQSGYKVRVLKDGDAGQAVNKAILTKDNPQGDVFFGVDNTLLSRALDNGLFQPYTAKGADLVLPRYRTDQDKHRVTPIDTGDICVNYDKAYFSEHKLAPPQSFDDLVKPAYKNLLVTENAATSSPGLGFLLGSAAHYGDDNWQDYWKKLKANGVKVVDGWEQAYNDEFSGSAGGKKANADRPLVVSYASSPPAEVIYAKPKPATAPTGVAAGTCFRQVEYAGLLSHAKNAKGGKAFLDFLLTKEFQDDMPLNMFVYPVREGAQVPAEFARFGPQAKDPETLAPAKIAADRDQWVKSWTSLVLK; encoded by the coding sequence ATGGCCGTCGGGCTCGGTCTCGTCGCGCTGCCCGTGCTGTCCGCGTGCGGCTCGTCCGGCGCCGCCGGCTCGGGCGATCCGAAGACCATCACGCTCGTCAGCCACAACTCGTGGCTCGTGTCGAAGAGCGTGCTGAAGGACTTCGAGAAGCAGTCCGGCTACAAGGTCCGCGTCCTCAAGGACGGCGACGCCGGGCAGGCCGTCAACAAGGCCATCCTGACCAAGGACAACCCGCAGGGCGACGTCTTCTTCGGCGTCGACAACACCCTGCTCTCCCGCGCGCTCGACAACGGGCTGTTCCAGCCGTACACGGCCAAGGGCGCGGACCTGGTCCTTCCCCGGTACCGGACCGACCAGGACAAGCACCGGGTCACGCCCATCGACACGGGCGACATCTGCGTCAACTACGACAAGGCCTACTTCAGCGAGCACAAGCTGGCGCCGCCGCAGTCCTTCGACGACCTGGTCAAGCCCGCGTACAAGAACCTCCTCGTCACCGAGAACGCCGCCACGTCCTCGCCCGGCCTCGGTTTCCTGCTCGGGTCCGCCGCCCACTACGGCGACGACAACTGGCAGGACTACTGGAAGAAGCTCAAGGCCAACGGTGTGAAGGTCGTGGACGGCTGGGAGCAGGCGTACAACGACGAGTTCTCCGGGTCCGCGGGCGGCAAGAAGGCCAACGCCGACCGGCCGCTCGTCGTCTCGTACGCCTCCTCGCCGCCCGCCGAGGTCATCTACGCCAAGCCGAAGCCCGCCACCGCCCCGACCGGGGTCGCGGCCGGCACCTGCTTCCGGCAGGTCGAGTACGCGGGTCTGCTCAGCCACGCCAAGAACGCCAAGGGCGGCAAGGCGTTCCTGGACTTCCTGCTCACCAAGGAGTTCCAGGACGACATGCCGCTCAACATGTTCGTCTACCCGGTCCGTGAGGGCGCTCAGGTGCCCGCGGAGTTCGCGCGGTTCGGTCCGCAGGCCAAGGATCCCGAGACCCTGGCGCCCGCGAAGATCGCCGCCGACCGCGACCAGTGGGTCAAGTCGTGGACCTCACTCGTACTGAAGTAG
- the rlmN gene encoding 23S rRNA (adenine(2503)-C(2))-methyltransferase RlmN, whose amino-acid sequence MPKPGELTFVAPRGAKKPPRHLADLTPAERKEAVAAIGEKPFRAKQLSQHYFARYAHDPAEWTDIPAASRGKLQEALLPELMTVVRHLSTDQDTTRKTLWRLFDGTLVESVLMRYPDRVTMCISSQAGCGMNCPFCATGQAGLDRNLSTGEIVHQIVDGMRALRDGEIPGGPARLSNIVFMGMGEPLANYKRVVGAIRALTDPEPDGLGLSQRGITVSTVGLVPAINRFSDEGFKCRLAISLHAPDDELRDTLVPVNTRWKVREVLDAGWEYAAKSGRRLSIEYALIRDINDQAWRGDRLGRMLKGKPVHVNLIPLNPTPGSKWTASRPEDEKAFVDAIAAHGVPVTVRDTRGQEIDGACGQLAATER is encoded by the coding sequence ATGCCGAAGCCCGGAGAACTCACCTTTGTAGCGCCGCGCGGAGCCAAGAAGCCGCCGCGGCACCTTGCCGATCTCACGCCCGCCGAGCGCAAGGAGGCGGTTGCCGCGATCGGCGAGAAGCCGTTTCGCGCCAAGCAGCTCTCGCAGCACTACTTCGCCCGGTACGCGCACGACCCCGCCGAGTGGACGGACATCCCGGCCGCCTCGCGCGGCAAGCTCCAGGAGGCGCTGCTTCCCGAGCTGATGACGGTCGTACGGCATCTGTCGACCGACCAGGACACCACCCGCAAGACCCTGTGGCGGCTCTTCGACGGCACGCTCGTCGAGTCCGTGCTGATGCGCTACCCGGACCGGGTGACCATGTGCATCAGCTCGCAGGCCGGCTGTGGGATGAACTGCCCGTTCTGCGCCACCGGACAGGCCGGCCTCGACCGCAACCTGTCGACCGGCGAGATCGTGCACCAGATCGTCGACGGTATGCGGGCGCTCCGTGACGGTGAGATCCCCGGTGGTCCGGCGCGGCTGAGCAACATCGTCTTCATGGGGATGGGCGAGCCGCTCGCCAACTACAAGCGGGTGGTCGGGGCGATCCGGGCCCTCACCGACCCCGAGCCGGACGGGCTCGGGCTCTCGCAGCGCGGTATCACCGTGTCGACGGTCGGGCTGGTCCCCGCCATCAACCGGTTCTCCGACGAGGGCTTCAAGTGCCGGCTCGCGATCTCCCTGCACGCCCCTGACGACGAGCTGCGCGACACCCTCGTCCCCGTGAACACGCGGTGGAAGGTGCGCGAGGTGCTCGACGCCGGATGGGAGTACGCGGCCAAGTCCGGTCGGCGCCTGTCCATCGAGTACGCCCTGATCCGTGACATCAACGACCAGGCGTGGCGTGGTGACCGGCTCGGGCGGATGCTCAAGGGCAAGCCCGTGCACGTCAACCTCATCCCGCTGAACCCGACCCCGGGTTCGAAGTGGACCGCCTCGCGGCCCGAGGACGAGAAGGCGTTCGTCGACGCCATCGCGGCCCACGGCGTGCCGGTGACCGTCCGGGACACCCGTGGCCAGGAGATCGACGGAGCGTGTGGTCAGCTCGCCGCGACCGAGCGGTAG
- a CDS encoding carboxymuconolactone decarboxylase family protein codes for MEARLNLFASPVAAKFTKHIVAAGRALEDSTLPAATQELVKLRASQINGCGFCTDMHTKDATAAGETSVRLNLVAAWREATVFTDAERAALELTEQGTRIADASGGVTDECWANAAKYYDEEQLAALVCCISIINAFNRGNVIVQQPAGAYQPGQFA; via the coding sequence ATGGAAGCTCGGTTGAACCTCTTCGCCAGCCCGGTCGCGGCCAAGTTCACGAAGCACATCGTCGCCGCGGGCAGGGCGCTGGAGGACTCCACCCTGCCCGCCGCCACGCAGGAGCTGGTGAAGCTGCGCGCCAGCCAGATCAACGGCTGCGGTTTCTGCACGGACATGCACACCAAGGACGCCACCGCCGCGGGGGAGACCTCGGTGCGCCTCAACCTGGTCGCGGCCTGGCGCGAGGCGACGGTGTTCACCGACGCCGAGCGCGCCGCCCTGGAGCTGACGGAGCAGGGCACGCGGATCGCCGACGCGTCCGGCGGTGTCACGGACGAGTGCTGGGCGAACGCCGCCAAGTACTACGACGAGGAGCAGCTCGCCGCCCTGGTGTGCTGCATCTCCATCATCAACGCCTTCAACCGCGGCAACGTCATCGTCCAGCAGCCGGCCGGCGCGTATCAGCCCGGCCAGTTCGCCTAG
- a CDS encoding DUF6191 domain-containing protein produces the protein MEFVFFMTLPGLVVALTLLAFVDQLLLRAGRAGALPWRNGARQSQISATGFEQLHASLSPGKQHELKERQSALVLPDNEDDGAPPNRTTVDLDGGTAVVRMSRPGRKPRPGR, from the coding sequence GTGGAATTCGTCTTCTTCATGACCTTGCCCGGGCTGGTCGTCGCGCTGACCCTGCTGGCCTTCGTCGACCAGCTCCTGTTGCGCGCGGGACGGGCGGGGGCCCTGCCGTGGCGGAACGGCGCACGGCAGAGCCAGATATCGGCGACAGGGTTCGAGCAGCTCCACGCGAGCCTTTCGCCGGGCAAGCAGCATGAGCTGAAGGAGCGGCAGTCGGCGCTGGTCCTGCCGGACAACGAGGACGACGGGGCTCCGCCGAACAGGACGACGGTGGACCTGGACGGAGGAACCGCGGTCGTCCGGATGTCCCGCCCGGGTCGGAAGCCTCGCCCGGGCCGGTAG
- a CDS encoding DUF6233 domain-containing protein, producing the protein MYEKVSRLEHLRSVRAWLLWQLRRTDDTIAELERREAAATRAARTSPPPPRGWKLALRRTGGTKATPDAVHTGDCGMAGKNTKPLAREQALRAITEDGVTACPYCRPDTDLGVL; encoded by the coding sequence GTGTACGAAAAAGTGTCCCGCCTGGAGCACCTGCGCAGCGTCCGCGCCTGGCTGCTCTGGCAACTGCGCCGCACCGACGACACCATCGCCGAGCTGGAACGGCGGGAGGCCGCCGCCACCCGCGCGGCCCGCACGTCACCCCCGCCGCCCCGCGGCTGGAAGCTGGCGCTGCGCCGCACGGGCGGCACCAAGGCCACCCCCGACGCCGTCCACACGGGCGACTGCGGCATGGCGGGGAAGAACACGAAGCCGCTCGCCCGCGAGCAGGCTCTCCGGGCGATCACCGAAGACGGCGTCACGGCATGCCCGTACTGCCGCCCCGACACGGATCTGGGTGTCCTGTGA
- a CDS encoding phosphatidate cytidylyltransferase, whose protein sequence is MNDSSWGAPPQAGYWGPSEQGPVQGAAPAGPTYDAHDAQHTRPMPTVPDVPAHGGDQDDDKGAARPSGPSVRNDPPPAAPYGDPSHNPQIPQEPMPSAAPEPAPAPQKKSAGRDLGAAIGVGVGLGAVIVASLFVVKAVFVGVIAVAVVVGLWELTSRLEERKGIKAPLVPLALGGAAMVVSGYVRGAEGAWVAMALTALAVLVWRMTEPPEGYLKDVTAGVFAAFYVPFLATFVAMMLTADDGPRRVLTFLLLTVVSDTGAYAVGWRFGKHKLAPRISPGKTREGLFGAVSFAMVAGALCMEFLIDDGTWWQGLILGLAVAASATLGDLGESMIKRDLGIKDMGTLLPGHGGIMDRLDSLLPTAPVVWLLLVLFVGSG, encoded by the coding sequence ATGAACGACTCTTCCTGGGGGGCGCCGCCACAAGCCGGGTACTGGGGGCCGTCCGAGCAGGGGCCTGTCCAGGGGGCAGCCCCGGCGGGTCCCACGTACGATGCGCATGACGCGCAGCACACTCGGCCCATGCCCACCGTGCCCGACGTACCCGCACATGGCGGAGACCAGGATGACGACAAGGGGGCCGCTCGGCCGAGCGGCCCCTCCGTCCGCAACGACCCGCCGCCGGCGGCGCCCTACGGGGATCCGTCGCACAACCCGCAGATCCCGCAGGAGCCCATGCCCAGCGCCGCCCCCGAGCCCGCCCCCGCACCTCAGAAGAAGAGTGCGGGACGCGACCTCGGCGCGGCCATAGGAGTGGGCGTCGGGCTGGGCGCGGTGATCGTCGCGTCGTTGTTCGTCGTCAAGGCCGTCTTCGTCGGCGTGATAGCGGTCGCCGTGGTGGTGGGGCTCTGGGAGCTCACCTCACGGCTGGAGGAGCGCAAGGGCATCAAGGCGCCTCTCGTGCCGCTCGCGCTCGGCGGGGCCGCCATGGTCGTCTCCGGCTACGTGCGCGGCGCCGAGGGCGCCTGGGTGGCCATGGCGCTCACCGCGCTGGCCGTCCTGGTCTGGCGCATGACGGAACCGCCCGAGGGCTACCTCAAGGACGTCACGGCGGGGGTCTTCGCGGCCTTCTACGTGCCGTTCCTGGCGACCTTCGTGGCCATGATGCTCACGGCCGACGACGGTCCGCGCCGTGTGCTGACCTTCCTGCTTCTGACGGTCGTCAGCGACACGGGCGCGTACGCCGTCGGCTGGCGCTTCGGCAAGCACAAGCTGGCGCCGCGGATCAGCCCCGGAAAGACCCGCGAGGGACTGTTCGGAGCGGTCAGCTTCGCGATGGTGGCGGGTGCGCTGTGCATGGAGTTCCTGATCGACGACGGCACCTGGTGGCAGGGTCTGATCCTCGGCCTCGCGGTCGCGGCCAGCGCCACGCTCGGTGACCTCGGCGAGTCCATGATCAAGCGGGACCTCGGCATCAAGGACATGGGCACCCTGCTGCCGGGCCACGGCGGCATCATGGACCGCCTGGACTCCCTGCTGCCGACGGCTCCGGTCGTCTGGTTGCTGCTCGTGCTCTTCGTCGGATCCGGCTGA
- the frr gene encoding ribosome recycling factor, which translates to MIEETLLEAEEKMEKAVVVAKEDFAAIRTGRAHPAMFNKIVADYYGALTPINQLASFSVPEPRMAVVTPFDKSALRNIEQAIRDSDLGVNPSNDGNIIRVTFPELTEERRKDYIKVARTKGEDAKVSIRAVRRKAKDALDKMVKDKESGEDEVRRAEKELDDTTAKYVAQVDELLKHKEAELLEV; encoded by the coding sequence GTGATCGAAGAGACCCTCCTCGAGGCCGAGGAGAAGATGGAGAAGGCCGTCGTGGTCGCCAAGGAGGACTTCGCCGCGATCCGCACCGGCCGTGCGCACCCGGCGATGTTCAACAAGATCGTGGCCGACTACTACGGCGCGCTGACGCCGATCAACCAGCTGGCCTCGTTCTCCGTTCCGGAGCCGCGCATGGCCGTGGTGACCCCGTTCGACAAGAGCGCGCTGCGCAACATCGAGCAGGCGATCCGCGACTCCGACCTGGGCGTCAACCCCAGCAACGACGGCAACATCATCCGGGTGACCTTCCCCGAGCTGACGGAAGAGCGTCGCAAGGACTACATCAAGGTCGCTCGGACCAAGGGCGAGGACGCCAAGGTCTCGATCCGCGCCGTGCGCCGCAAGGCCAAGGACGCCCTCGACAAGATGGTCAAGGACAAGGAGTCCGGCGAGGACGAGGTCCGTCGCGCGGAGAAGGAGCTCGACGACACCACGGCGAAGTACGTCGCCCAGGTGGACGAGCTCCTGAAGCACAAAGAGGCGGAGCTGCTCGAGGTCTGA
- the pyrH gene encoding UMP kinase yields the protein MTTTQADKGEKSDDGKGAGRFLLKLSGEAFAGGGGLGVDPDVVHKIAREIAAVVRDGAQIAVVIGGGNFFRGAELQQRGMDRARSDYMGMLGTVMNCLALQDFLEKEGIDSRVQTAITMGQVAEPYIPLRGVRHLEKGRVVIFGAGMGMPYFSTDTTAAQRALEIDAEALLMGKNGVDGVYDSDPKTNPEAVKFDSLSYGEVITRDLKVADMTAITLCRDNKLPILVFELLAEGNIARAVKGEKIGTLVGDQSGRS from the coding sequence ATGACCACCACCCAGGCCGACAAGGGCGAGAAGAGCGACGACGGCAAAGGCGCGGGACGCTTTCTGCTGAAGCTTTCCGGCGAGGCGTTCGCCGGTGGCGGCGGACTGGGCGTCGACCCCGACGTGGTGCACAAGATCGCCCGCGAGATCGCGGCCGTCGTGCGCGACGGTGCCCAGATCGCTGTCGTCATCGGCGGCGGCAACTTCTTCCGCGGGGCCGAACTCCAGCAGCGCGGCATGGACCGGGCGCGCTCCGACTACATGGGCATGCTCGGCACGGTCATGAACTGCCTCGCCCTCCAGGACTTCCTGGAGAAGGAGGGCATCGACAGCCGCGTCCAGACCGCCATCACCATGGGCCAGGTCGCGGAGCCGTACATCCCGCTGCGCGGCGTACGGCACCTGGAGAAGGGCCGTGTGGTCATCTTCGGCGCCGGTATGGGCATGCCGTACTTCTCCACCGACACCACCGCCGCCCAGCGGGCCCTGGAGATCGACGCCGAGGCGCTGCTCATGGGCAAGAACGGCGTGGACGGTGTCTACGACTCCGACCCGAAGACCAACCCGGAAGCGGTCAAGTTCGACTCGCTCAGCTACGGCGAGGTCATCACCCGGGACCTCAAGGTCGCCGACATGACCGCCATCACGCTGTGCCGGGACAACAAGCTTCCGATCCTGGTCTTCGAGCTCCTGGCGGAGGGCAATATCGCGCGGGCCGTCAAGGGTGAGAAGATCGGCACACTCGTGGGCGACCAGAGCGGCCGGTCCTGA
- the tsf gene encoding translation elongation factor Ts — MANYTAADVKKLRELTGAGMMDCKKALDEADGNVDKAVEALRIKGQKGVAKREGRSAENGAVVSIIADDNTSGVLVELKCETDFVAKGEKFQAVANEIAQHVVKTSPADVEALLGSEIEPGKTVQAFVDEANANLGEKIVLDRFAQFSGAFVASYMHRTMPDLPPQIGVLVELDKADADLAKGIAQHIAAFAPKYLSKEDVPAEVVETERRVAEETTRAEGKPEAALPKIVEGRVNGFFKEATLLGQPYALDNKKSVQKVLDEAGVTLKRFSRIKVGI, encoded by the coding sequence CGGCGCCGGCATGATGGACTGCAAGAAGGCGCTGGACGAGGCCGACGGCAACGTCGACAAGGCCGTCGAGGCGCTGCGGATCAAGGGCCAGAAGGGCGTCGCCAAGCGCGAGGGCCGCTCCGCCGAGAACGGCGCCGTGGTCTCCATCATCGCTGACGACAACACCTCCGGTGTCCTGGTCGAGCTGAAGTGCGAGACGGACTTCGTCGCCAAGGGCGAGAAGTTCCAGGCCGTCGCCAACGAGATCGCCCAGCACGTCGTCAAGACGTCGCCGGCGGACGTCGAGGCGCTCCTCGGCTCCGAGATCGAGCCCGGCAAGACGGTTCAGGCGTTCGTCGACGAGGCCAACGCGAACCTGGGCGAGAAGATCGTCCTGGACCGCTTCGCCCAGTTCTCCGGCGCCTTCGTGGCCTCGTACATGCACCGCACCATGCCCGACCTGCCCCCGCAGATCGGTGTTCTGGTCGAGCTGGACAAGGCCGACGCCGACCTCGCCAAGGGCATCGCGCAGCACATCGCCGCCTTCGCGCCGAAGTACCTCTCCAAGGAGGACGTTCCGGCCGAGGTCGTCGAGACCGAGCGTCGCGTCGCCGAGGAGACCACCCGCGCCGAGGGCAAGCCCGAGGCCGCCCTCCCGAAGATCGTCGAGGGTCGCGTCAACGGCTTCTTCAAGGAGGCCACCCTCCTCGGTCAGCCGTACGCGCTCGACAACAAGAAGTCCGTCCAGAAGGTTCTGGACGAGGCCGGTGTCACCCTGAAGCGCTTCTCGCGCATCAAGGTCGGCATCTGA